Genomic segment of Synechococcus sp. A18-25c:
TACGGAGTTGCAATACAAAATCCAAGCCAGCACGCGATGCACAGGCTCCGTTGCTTCATCACTGATGGTCCAATCGCAATGCCATTGGCGAAAGCCCTCCCCGGGGGCGTAACGCTGGAGGTTGAAGATCGGCAGCACAAATAAGTCCCGGTCGGGACACACCTCGCGAAACAAAGGGCGCTCCTGCAGATAACGCTCCAGCCCAGCCGAGATGCCACGCATGATCACCTCAGAAAGAGCACAGGCTTCCGGATCACTGCGGTCGATCGCTACGAGACTGATATCCGTGCTGACTTTGGCGGGCTCCTGGTCGTCGGCAGAGCCAAAGGCAATGCCAGGACGCTGGAGATCCTGGCGACGATCAAAAAACGCCATCACGCCATCGGCCACGGAGGCATAACCAGCATTGCTGTAGCGCCCGATCAAATTGGAACCATCCATCTCAGACATCGGTTTCAGGCTTCAGTCGAACTCCAAGGAATCGCGATCACCCCCTCCAGCTGTTGCCAGCGAGTGCGCTCCACCACGCGTCCACTCAAGCCCACCCGCTCCAGTGCCTTGGCCACCTGATCAGAGCTGAGCACGGAAGCATCCTGGGGCGCCTGCGACAGCACCAACACCTGCTGCTCAGCAGGATCCGCCAGCACCTGAAGCTCGAGATCTCCGAATTCGCGCTCAAAGAACACGCGCCTCAAGCGAGACCTCAGGGGGTCACCCAGCGCCTTGGCAAACCTCTCCAGGCTGTCGCGTTCGCCAGACAAACCGCAATTGAGCGCCAGCCAGATCAGCAATTTCGCCCAGCTATCGACCGTCCAAAGCGGTTGGAAACTCTCCCGATGCTGACGGATCAGCTCTATGAGAGCGAAATCAACCAACGTGCCCTGCAGCTGATCGGGATCGGGATGGCTCATGCTGATCCTTGCTTGAAGACATCCTCACCCCTGGGGGGCAGACTGTTGCTGCGCTTGTTCGCCTGACCATGACCCTGGATCTCAACGATCCCGAACTCGAGTTCTCCGATCTGGTGTACGCCTATCAGAGCTGGGTGATGGCGATCATCAACGACGAGAAGCTCGAGGGCGAGGACATTCTTCTCACCGATGAGATCGCTGAAGACGCTCTCAATGCAATGCGCTTCCTTCCCGGGGAGGTCACAAGCGCCATCGAAACCTCACTCGCACGCGTTTACGACGTGGATGCTGATGAGCTGGCTGCTTTGCTCTTCCCCGAAGACTGAGCTCACGCGCGAAACTGCACACGAGCTGCCATCGCCGCATGGGCTGGACCATCGACGACATGCCTGACCAACGGGGGCGAATCGCCCTTGTGACAGGAGCCAACAGTGGACTGGGCCTGGAGACAACCCTGGCCCTGCTCAAAGCTGGTGCCACGGTGTTGATGGCCTGCCGAAGCCGCCGGAAAGGGGAAGCAGCCCGCTCTCAATTGCTGGAACTGGGCTCCTCTGGCATTGACCTACTCCATCTGGATCTCGCAGACCTGGCCAACGTGGACGCCTGCAGCGACGAGGTGAAATCGCGTTACGGTCGGCTGGATTTGCTGATCAACAACGCGGGGGTCATGGCACCTCCGCGCTTGCTGAGCCAACAGGGGCATGAGATGCAATGGGCTGTCAATCACCTCGGACACTTCGCGCTCACCAACGCCCTGTTGCCCCTGATGGAGGGCCGAGAGCAAGCGAGGGTGGTGACAGTCACGTCTGGGGCGCAGTATTTCGGCACGATTGGCTGGGATGACCTCAACGGTGAACGCCGCTACGACCGCTGGAAGGCTTACTGCCAGAGCAAACTTGCCAATGTGATGTTCGCGATCCAGCTGAACGAACGCCTGGAACAACGCGGGAGCTGCGTTCGCTCTCTGGCTGCCCATCCAGGACTCGCCAGAACAAATCTGCAACCCATGTCGGTGGCGGCGTCAGGTGCTTGGCAGGAAGCGATGGCCTATCGCCTCATGGATCCGTTGTTCCAGAGCGCTGCACAAGGTGCCTTACCTCAGTTGCATGCAGCGACAAGCCCCTCGGCGAAGGGAGGCGAGCACTACGGACCCGGACAGTTCGGCGGCATGCGTGGCGCTCCCAAACAACAACCCATCGCACCCAGCGCACGCAAGGCACAGGATCGCGAACGCCTTTGGCAAATCAGCGAAACGCTGATTGGAACCCGCAGCACTGCGGCCTGAGATGACCATGGAGCAGCAAGGATCCACAGCCACCCAGCGTCAACAGCTGCTGCTGAACGAGCTGCGGCGCAGTGACAATGAGATGAGCGGGCAACAACTGCATCGGCAGCTGGAAGGCCGCCCCGGAGCGATGGGCCTGGCAACCGTTTACCGAAACCTGCGCAAGCTTCAACAATGCGGGAAGGTGAGGTGTCGACATTTGCCAAACGGCGAAGCGTTGTATGCACCGGTGGATCGCGACGAGCACCATCTCACCTGTGTGAACTGCGGATCCACGCAAACACTTGAGCACTGCCCCATCCATGGCATTCGCGTGAACGCGCCGGAAACGAGCAATTTTCAACTGCTCTTTCACACCCTTGAATTTTTTGGACTGTGCGATGCCTGCCGCCAGGATCGCTAAAGCACACACCCACCGGGGAAGCCAGAACACCACAACCGAGAAGCAGAACGAGACAAAACCGAGAAGCGTGAGATTAGATACGACATGGATTGCGCTTGATGGGCCATGACTAGGGGAACTTCCACCTCTCCCCGATGGCTTCTCAACCTGAACTGATCGCGCTGACACCACGAGGCTCCTCCATCCACAAACTTGAAAGCGGCGGATACAAAGCCTGCGATCAAGAGCACCACTGCCATTTCACCAACAGCCTTTACCGAGCCGAAGAAGTGGTTCGCGAGATGGAACAGGGTTACGACTACCCCTACGCAACGAGCTTTCATGAAATCGCGCACTGAAGACGCTGCTGCGAATTGATTTCTGCAGACAACCGTGCCCGCACGCTGGCTTCAAAGAGACTGCGGGCAACCGATATTGGCCGAGCGGCAGAGCGTTTTTGCCATGAAGGCAAGATTCAGCAGAGATTGGCAGGCAAGCCATTCATGAACGACTGTTGCATTAACGCAACAAGCCACTGGTTAAAGAAGGCATTCGCAGCCAACGGCGGCTGGCTACTGCGAAACAGAGAAGCCATGCATTGACCCGAATCTTGCCAGTGATGTAACTGATGCTATTTGGCGAATAAAAGCTGCATCCAACCATCCGGTCGATGAAGAGCTAACAATGAAGAACTCCGCCTCAGCGGCTTTGCTGCAGAAGAGCCCGACGCCTCACTCGGTCGGCTCGCCCCGCCGCCAGAACAAGCAACAACCAAATCACCAACAAACCGAAAACGATGAGCGTTTTCATGTTCAGAAACAAGACGCCTAAACCTTAAACATTCATCTGAAAAGGCAGGTTGAGATCATTTCAACATCTGACTAAGACCGGGTAATCACAGCGACCACGCCAGCCCACAAGTCGGTAGTCCAGAAGACCAAACCAGTGGTCATGCGCAGATAAAATAAGCTCACATGAGCACAAAACAATGTCCAAGGCTTCCAAGCTCATTAAAGCAATCGATGAGGCGTTGAACCGGTTTGACACCTTTGGCGACGACCCAGATGCTTTTGTGATCAACCTCATTCTTGAGCTTGAAGTGGAGATTGAAGAGGTTTTAAATAATGGAAAACCCAAACAATTTCAAGCCATCTATGTTGAGCGTGACCGCGCAAGTATCAAAGAAAAAATTCTGAACCACGTGATGGCGCAAAACCATCCATCGAGCTAGTCATCTCTTAGGCCACCATATTTACCTGAACGAGAAGTGAGCTGGGTGCACGAGCCTCGACTCAACGTCAAATCAAAGTTCTCTAAAAAGTAGGCAAGGGAGGTTGACTGAGCATCCTTCTCATCGCCAGCGAGCATGACTTAAGCCAACGACGAACCCTCATTTAGGAGGCGAGACAGTTGGCACGTGGCCATAGAGCTTAACCCTGTGTTGACGTTGGTTTTCGAGGACCCTGCATCCCCGAAAGAGACCCAAATCAGGAACAAGTGGGCACATGTTGGAAAGCAGTTGTCCGCATCAACTCAGCCACCGTTGCAGGCAGCAGCTCCAGATTCGATGGATCATGCGGGCAAGCGAGCTGCACCGATGTCAGGGCTCGAACCAACCATGGTGGTCTGCACCTGCCTGATCAAGCCAATTAAATCTAGATTGCAAACAACAGCTTCAATGCGTTGCGGCATCGCTTAGCAAGCCGCTGGGTGGCAGGTGAGGTTCGGCCAAGAAGTCTTGTCGTGACAGATAGGTGATCCTGGGATCGAACCAGTGACAATCTCCTTGTAAGAGAGGTGTCTGCTCTAGTTAGAGACTGAGTTCTCAGCGATTTCGAAGGGTGCTGTGCGCAAATGTGTGCGCAAATGTGACCCATGGCCATATCTTTGCGTGCGCACAGTCCAGATCTCGACCAGCAGATCCCGCTGCAGGTGAAACAGGCACCGCCCCATCGCGGTGGTGGCCTGCCCCAGGTCGTGCTCTCCGATCAGGGCTACGCATCGGGCCAGGTCGAGATGATCACCCCAATGGTTCGGCATGCCGTAGCAGCTGCGGCGCTCAGTCTGATCAGGGTGCTCGCCAGACTCACCGGCATGCCCAACAAGGACCGCCCCCTCGTTGATCGTCATCCGCCCAAGCCTGGCGGAGAGGGCTGGCTGGTGAACGCTCAGGAGCAGCTTGTGGTGCAGTTCAAACCCGACAACCCATCGCCTCATGCGGAGTGGGTGTCAGTACGGACCTACAGCTGGGTGCCACCACATCCACCAGTGCCGCAGACACGCAGGCGGATGCTCAGGCATAACGCCATTGATACGTGGAAGGAGATGCAGAAAACAGGCTGGCAACGGTGCTCAGCACAAGTGCGCTAATTGATATTTAATGCGGGCGATCGTGCCAGGTATTGACTGCTGATTGATGGGGTTAGTCAGACGATTGAAGCAATAAATAGCTCATGTCAACACAGGGGAAGAGGCTTTATTGAGGGCGTAGGCTTAATACACACCGCCCCAGTATTCACAATCACTGGTCCTCTATGGTCAAAACACCGACCGTAACCGCCAGCTGCACTTTCCAGCTCCTCGTCTGACAATTCTGCCGTTGCCGATTGCATTGATTGAATATCTTCTGCGGTAATTGCAAAGCCTGCGTCTTTAGCGATATCAAGAGCAGCTTCATTGGAGCGTGCTGCATTGAGCTTTACCTGAAGGCTGGTGTCACCTTGGACCTTCTCTAGAAAGGCTTTGAGTTGCTCTTCTGACATTGGAGTGACTGGAGCTACAGCCTGGTCATAGCAATGGTCGGCAGCAGTATTCAGTCCTAGTGCGTCAATGCTCAGGCAGGAATTAGCTGATCTCCAAAACAAGGTGAAGAGCCGATATTCATGCTGCCGTCCGGGCAGGTTGTTCGGAACCAAAACGCCCCGTTCACATTCCGTGCCGAATCCAAATTGATTGCTCCTGTCAGGTCCGCACGCAACAGGTCCGTATCCCTCAGGTCCGCACGCAACAGGTCCGCACCCCTCAGGTCCGCGTCCCTCAGGTCCGCACGCCTCAGGACCGCATCCCTCAGGTCCGCATCCCTCAGGTCCGCACGCAACAAGACCGCATCCCTCAGGTCCGCACGCAACAGGTCCGTATCCCTCAGGTCCGCATCCCTCAGGTATGCATCAACGAGATTTCTCCCTCTGCCATCAGGAAACCATTCAGGGCGCCATCTCACACCCCATCCTTGAGGAGTTCTCGGAAGGCTTTCGGCGCCAATGATCTCGTCGTCTTGTGCCTCTTTGCCAAAGAAGCTTTCGAGAGACCCGATCAGAGAGTCGGTGAGGGTCCCTGGCTTATCGCAATCACAATCTTCTGGTTTCTCTATTGGCGTCGTCTCCCAAAAGCGATCCAAATCGAGGTAGTCGTACCAGTTGGCATTTGCCACAACAGGCAACAGGCAATTAATAGCGATTTGATAGCAGTGTTGGATGACTGCTGAAGCCGAATGTCAGCTAACGGGCTTGGGTCTGGCTGGAAGCGGCATCGAGTGCTCAAATGCTCTGGGCTGAGCCACCAAAGAGCCACTTCAGCATGGGTCGCATGCCTGGGCAACGCCCCCATGGCTCGTCATGCGCTTCCTCTTGTCAGCAAACTGCGTCGCGATTCGTGCCACCAGCAATGGCAGCGAGAGCGACGATGTCCAGCTCGAAATCATCAAACTCATCGTCCTCATCCATCTGCTTGAGGAAGCCCTTCACCTCTTCCACGGTGAGGGTCATCCCCTTCTCTGCCGCAATCTCCACCATCCGCTTGAAGGACGCTTCAGGGTCTGAAGTGAACAGGCGATAAAGCTCTGCTTGCACCTCTGCTGGGACTGAATCGCGAAGTGCTTTGAAGTCGTCGAGGGTTGTCATGGCTCAGCAACCACTCCCTTCGCCTCGCATACCACCAGCAATGGCAGCAAGGGCAACCGCATCCAGCTCGAAATCATCGAATTCATCGTCGTCATCCATCTGCCTAAGGAAGCCACGCACCTCATCGGCGGTCACCGTCATTCCTTTCTCTGCTGCGATCTCCACCATGCGCTGGATCGAGGCATCAGGGTCTGAAGTCATCAGCTTGAACAGCTCCCCTTGCACACTCATCGGCACCGCATCACGCATTGCCTTGAACTCTTCCAGCGTTGCCATCAGGGGAATTGCAGCGTGACTCCGTTGTAGCCGTGGCGCAGCAACGGTTCAGTGACCCGCTTCAGCGCACTTGGACCCGAAGTCCTTCCTCGATGCGGTTTAAAGATGATTGCTCGGAGTGAGTGGCGAGCATGCCAATGACGGTGAAGGCGATAACCAGTGCGCAAGCCATGAGCTGAAAGGTGTGTGGTTTGGGGTCTCCCCCGTGTGTCCTCACCTTCTCGGCAATCCAAGCCTCTGCTGATGACCAGCATCAGTTCGACCTGTGATTTTGGTCACTGTTCAATCAGTGCTCTGACCCTCTGCCAGAAGCTTCGACCCTTTCTCGCGTTCCAAACGTGATGGGTTGAACAATGCGCAAACGAGCGAGCTAAGCCTTCTTTCCACAGGGAAGGGAGGCCTTCCTCTTGTGCAGTCATTGATCTCTCCAGAGCACGACAATTAGCCAAACCCACACTGCTACAGCCTCGGAATACCCCTCATCCGTTGTGATCGAGCAATCTTGTTAGCTGTGCTTGAAGCTTCAAAGCACCCACAGCATTGCTGTGTTGCTTGCTTTCGATGCTGGCCTGAATGATCTTGTCGAGCAGGGCCAGGCGTGAGCCGTGGAAGTCAGATCGTTCGACTGGGTAGTCAGCCTTGATGATCTCTCGGGCACGTTTCATGTATCGCTCTGCTATTGCCTGACTCACCCCCCATTCATCCTTCGCGTAACTGCAGACGTAACTAGATGTCTTCGCAGACGACAACAGTTTCACGACGGTGTGAACCCGACGATCAATCTCTGCTTTGTCGCTCTTTCCCATATTCATATCTTAGGTGCTGCTAATCAATGAGCCTCTCCCCACGTTTCAGCGACGTTGCAATCCGCTTCGAGGGGAATGTCCCCCAGATATTGCTTTTGCAGCCTGTGCGAGGTCATGCAGGCCAATGCAATCTCTCTGACTTGATCCACTAAATCCCTGGGAACCTCGAGGAGGATCTCGTCATGGATCAGGCCAACGATGTGAACACCGGGGAACGGATCTAAGGCAGGCCAGAGGTCACCAAAAGCAGCAGCTCCAGATCCGGCGCTTTGCGGACGAACTCCGGCAGCTGGGTGGACTTCACCGGTGCCCTCCATGGCCAAGCGCCTCAGTAGTCGGGAGGAAACCTTGAGAACGGAGCACCAGCGCCTCAGAGTGCTCATGGTGATGGAGTGGGTTTAAGCGTCGAGCTGCCCACTGGTTAGGGGATCGAGGACCATCTGGACTCTCCCCTGCAACCTCGGGGGATTGAGGGCCATCTGGACTCTCCCCCAAGGCTTTGAAAAGTGACCGACTGCTCTGCAAGCGACTGGTCTTCAGGGAAAGAAGCTGCTTGATCACAGGGCTTCCTCCTCCGCTGTGGAAGCTCACTTGCAGATTCACTTTCAATCGGGCTGATTTCGGCATCGATCACCGGTGCCACCGACAGAACGTGGCTTTGCTGATTCCCAGCTTTGCGATGACCTCGCCCTTGCGGTAACCCGCCACTAGGAGGTCAACGGCTACTCGCTGCTTCCTCGTCAGCGGCCGGAGCTTCAGATCGGGCTGGATCCTGGCCAAGCGGAGAATTATTGCGACTTGTTCGCATTAATTCTGGTTCTGCTTTTTGTTCGTGGCGGGTAGCTACAAACAGATCAATGAGGCGGCTCGATGAAAGTTTCCAGTAAATCTTTAGCGCTCTCGATCTTTGCGTCGCTGTCCGCTTTCCTGGTGCCCCAGGCTCAAGCTGGTTGTGGTCCTGCGGAAGGATTAATGCAGGTCTGTTATCGGGACCGATGTGAGGTTCAGAAGCTTGTTAGGCAATGCTCCAGCGTTGTCGCAGGTAATCACTACGAATCAGATCTAGGCTGGTTTTACGGATACTCGGAATACATCGATGGCTATGCGACTCAAATGATCGTCAGATTTCAACCTCACAATAAAATCTTGTATCAGGGCCATCCTGAAGACTCCCCCTACACATTCGATATTTGTGGAGGCCGCATGACAGGTGGGCCCTGTTCAGAGAAGCCTTGGGCTAAGTGAATCCTGATCTAGTGAGCGTCACCCCAGTTGTCCGCCACCGAGGCATCCGCATTAAGAGGAACATCACCCATGTAGGTGTCCCGCAGCCGCTGTGACGTCATGGCCTCAAGCGCCACGGGCAGTTCTTATCAGAAACTTTCGAAAGCCTTTCCACAACTGCAGAAATGAGCTGTGGGCCGGAATGGGCGATACTGGGATCGAACCAGTGACAATCTCCTTGTAAGGGAGGTGCTCTACCGCTGAGCTAATCGCCCGTCGGGCTAATTCTGCCTGATCGCGGCAATCTGGATCTGTTGTTGATCGCTGCGTCAGTGGCCTGCGGCCGTGACCATGACCGCGCCACTGCGGCTTTCTGCATTCCCATCGGGATGATCATCAGCTGGTGGCTGGGCTGGAGGACTGGGAGCATCACTGCTGTCTCATTTCTGGTGGGCGGCCTCTGGCTGTCGCCGGATCTTGACGTTCAATCCCGTGCCTTGAAGCGCTGGGGCCTGCTGGCCTGGATCTGGTGGCCCTACCGGCGGCTAGTCCCGCATCGCTCCTTGTGGTCGCATGGTCCGTTGATCGGCATGACGGTGCGCCTGGCCTGGGTCCTGCTGCTGCTGGGGCTGGCATGGACTGGACTGGCTTGGTTCCTGCAACCCACCATCCCGACACCCCTGCAGGCATGGCCAGAACTTCTTGATGCCGCACGGCAACACCCGCGCGCACTGTGGGGAACCTTGCTGGGACTAGAGGCCAGCGTGTGGCTGCACTTGCTGCTCGATGGCGACCCTTTGCCCCCTGAATGGCCCAAACGATGGCGCCGGCGTCGCCAACGGTGAGAGGGTGGCGGCAACCTTTGGCTTCACCATGGCCCACGACGTGCCAGTCCCCGAACCCACGGATCCTCTACGCCGCCTTGAAGCCGTGGTGGCTCGCCTGCGCGATCCCAATGGTGGCTGCCCGTGGGACCTGGAACAGACCCATGCATCGTTGACGCCCTACGTGCTGGAGGAAGCCCACGAGGTAGCCGACGCCATCCGCCATGGCGATGACCAGCAGCTGCGGGAAGAACTGGGGGACCTGTTGCTGCAAGTGGTGCTGCATGCCCAGATCGCCACGGAACGCCAGGCCTTCAACCTGGATGCCGTCGCCGACGCCATCAGCGAGAAACTGATCCGTCGCCATCCCCATGTGTTTGCGGATGAAACAGCAGAAGACAGCGCAGCGGTTCGCGCCAGCTGGGAAGCGATCAAAGCGCAGGAGCGGGCCCAGAGCTCGGGGGTTACCAAGTCTGCAAGCCCACTGAGCGATCAACTCGGCAGCAAAGTTCGTGGTCAGCCCGCGTTGGCCGGCGCCATGACCATTTCCAAAAAAGCAGCCAAAGCCGGCTTCGAATGCGACGACATGGCCGGAGTGTGGGAGAAGGTGCACGAGGAGCTCGATGAACTCAAGGAGGCAGTCGCATCGGGAGACCGATCCCACGCCCAGGAGGAACTGGGGGATGTGTTGTTCACGCTTGTGAATGTGGCCCGGTGGTGCGAGATCGACCCTGAAGACGGATTGGCCGGCACCAACCACCGCTTTCTTGATCGCTTTTCCAGAGTGGAAGCCGCCCTGGGTGGAGACATTCAGGGCAAAAGCATTCGCGAGCTGGAAGCCCTCTGGCAACAGGCCAAAGCGGCAATCCGCGCAGAGTCCTGAACGCAAGCATCAAATCAGCGCAGATGCGGAGAGCACCGTGATCAGGAGATCACGCCAATCGCAGCATCACTCGTGGGAGACGATCGTGCCCTCAGTGGTGCCCCACAGGTGGCGCTTGACCTGATCGGCCTGACGGATGAATGCCCGCGCCTGCTCTCGCGATGTGCAACGACGAGCACCTTCCTCCAGACGCATCAGAGCAACAAGCTCTTCAGTTGGCGAATGCCAAGGCCTTGACGGGTTTTGCTTCATCACTCCACCTCCATGACACACTTGAATTAATCCCACCTTAACCAAAACTTCCACCCTTCTTAGTAATGGCTAATCGTCCAAAGAGGGGCGGCCCTGTCGACGTCGCTTGAGCTCGCTACGGCGACCTTTGGCATCCAGCCGTCGTTTCACAGCACCGCGTCCAGGACGGGTGGGTTTGCGTTTGGGCGGTGGTGATTTCAAGCCCTCCCTCAGCAGATCAGCCAGACGCGCCAAGGCCCGCTGGCGGTTCTGCCACTGCGAGCGTTCCTCCGCCGCGACCACCCGCAGACAGCCGCTCTGCAGACGCGTTGCCAGTTGTTCCCGCAACAGCCGTTGCCGAAACGGGCCAAGCGCCTTGGACTGCTCCAGATCGAAAAGCAGCTCAACGCGGGAGTCAGTGGTATTCACCCCCTGCCCGCCTGGACCAGAAGCCCGTGAGAACCGCCACTGCAGCTCAGCCGCAGGAATCACCAGCCGGTCATTGATGTGGAGATCTTGAACCATGACAACGCTCCGGCCGTTCTCCTAGCGGAAGAGATTCATGCCCAGCAGCTGCTGCTTGGCGTTGGGCGTCTGCAGATGCTCAGGAAGCCGCAGATCAATGGCATCCCAGATCGGCACCTCCAGATACGCAGCCAGGGTTCGGGCATCGTCACGAATGGCATGAAGCGAGCCGTGGTCCGTCACATTCAGCCGCCGGCCATCGCGACACACCAAATTGAGTTCAAAGCTGTCGTAAGAGCTTTTGTGGCCACGCACAAACTCCCGCAGCAACTGCAGGGCATGCACCTCCCGCAACGGCGTCGCGCGATCCCGCTGCACAAACACTCCCTTGGATTGATCGAAGCAAACCTGCTGACGACGGAGGTGCCAAAAGAACAATCCCCCCATCCCTGAAAACACCAGTGGCGCCAACGCCATCAGCGGAGCCTGAGCGACTGAGGGCGTGAACAACAGATGGCTGACGCTAACGACAACACCGAACAGCACGAATGCGCCACATCCAAACGTCACCAGCGGCGTGACCACAAAAGTCAGCGTCGAATCCATCAAGCCCTTACGCAGCTGCGCACGATGGGTGCAGACATTGGTACCGCCGCGCACCAGCGGTGTCCAATCGACCTGCAAGGCCAAGGGATCGTCAAAGCAGGCAGGATCCAGCAGCTCCCGCTTGTCTGCGAACACCGACAAGGCCGATTGGATCCAGCCCATAGAAGCTCTGCAGGGATGGGTCCAGTCTGCTCCGAACAACAAGCGCCGAACAGCAGCCGCCGATCAACAGAGCAGGTGAACCGACGCTGGTCTTAGCTGGAGGAGAACCCAAGCGTCCAGCCATGACCCAACCATCTCCAGCCGCGACAGGCTGGATTGATGAACCCCACCAGGGGGTGCGCTACGGCCTCGAGGGTCGCGTGCTGGTGGAAGAGCAGAGCGACTTCCAGCGCATCACCGTGATCGAAAGCACGCGCTACGGCAAAGGGCTGCTGCTCGACGGCTGCTGGATGACGGCTGAACGACAGGAACGCCACTACCACGAATCCCTGGTGCACCCGGCCCTCTGTGGTGCGGAAGGCATCGCCAAAGTGCTGGTGATCGGAGGTGGCGATGGCGGCACCGCACGCGAATGCCTGCGACACCCCGGTGTGCAACACCTCGACATGGTGGAGATCGACGGGCGAGTTGTGGCGCTCAGTCAGGAACATCTGAGCTCAATCGGCGGCGGCTGCTGGAACGACCCCCGCTTTCACCTCACCGTGGGCGACGGGATCGCCTGGGCCGCAGCCGCACCAGATGCCAGCTACGACGTGGTGATCGTGGACGGCTCTGACCCAACAGGCCCCGCCGAAGGCCTCTTCAACCGGACCTTCTTCCAGCACTGCCAACGCATTCTTAGACCGGGTGGTGTGTTTGCCACGCAGAGCGAATCACCGGAGGCCTTTCGGCACGTGCATATCGACCTGGTGCGACTGCTGCGGGAGGTGTTTGACCATGCCGATCCTCTCTATGGATGGGTTCCGATGTATCCCAGCGGTTGGTGGAGCTGGACCTTCGCTGCTCAGGGACAACCCCGCTACCGGCAAGCTGATCCCGCCCGTGTCGCAGCCATTGCAGCGGACTGCAAGATCTGGAGCCCCCGGTGGCAGTCGGGCGCCTTTGAAGCCATGCCCGTGTTCATGGAGCGGGAGCTGAAGCCATGACGGACGAGCTCAATAGCCTGTTTGAC
This window contains:
- the arfB gene encoding alternative ribosome rescue aminoacyl-tRNA hydrolase ArfB, with product MVQDLHINDRLVIPAAELQWRFSRASGPGGQGVNTTDSRVELLFDLEQSKALGPFRQRLLREQLATRLQSGCLRVVAAEERSQWQNRQRALARLADLLREGLKSPPPKRKPTRPGRGAVKRRLDAKGRRSELKRRRQGRPSLDD
- the speE gene encoding polyamine aminopropyltransferase, with product MTQPSPAATGWIDEPHQGVRYGLEGRVLVEEQSDFQRITVIESTRYGKGLLLDGCWMTAERQERHYHESLVHPALCGAEGIAKVLVIGGGDGGTARECLRHPGVQHLDMVEIDGRVVALSQEHLSSIGGGCWNDPRFHLTVGDGIAWAAAAPDASYDVVIVDGSDPTGPAEGLFNRTFFQHCQRILRPGGVFATQSESPEAFRHVHIDLVRLLREVFDHADPLYGWVPMYPSGWWSWTFAAQGQPRYRQADPARVAAIAADCKIWSPRWQSGAFEAMPVFMERELKP
- a CDS encoding transcriptional repressor, giving the protein MEQQGSTATQRQQLLLNELRRSDNEMSGQQLHRQLEGRPGAMGLATVYRNLRKLQQCGKVRCRHLPNGEALYAPVDRDEHHLTCVNCGSTQTLEHCPIHGIRVNAPETSNFQLLFHTLEFFGLCDACRQDR
- a CDS encoding pentapeptide repeat-containing protein, producing the protein MANANWYDYLDLDRFWETTPIEKPEDCDCDKPGTLTDSLIGSLESFFGKEAQDDEIIGAESLPRTPQGWGVRWRPEWFPDGRGRNLVDAYLRDADLRDTDLLRADLRDAVLLRADLRDADLRDAVLRRADLRDADLRGADLLRADLRDTDLLRADLTGAINLDSARNVNGAFWFRTTCPDGSMNIGSSPCFGDQLIPA
- a CDS encoding oxidoreductase, whose protein sequence is MGWTIDDMPDQRGRIALVTGANSGLGLETTLALLKAGATVLMACRSRRKGEAARSQLLELGSSGIDLLHLDLADLANVDACSDEVKSRYGRLDLLINNAGVMAPPRLLSQQGHEMQWAVNHLGHFALTNALLPLMEGREQARVVTVTSGAQYFGTIGWDDLNGERRYDRWKAYCQSKLANVMFAIQLNERLEQRGSCVRSLAAHPGLARTNLQPMSVAASGAWQEAMAYRLMDPLFQSAAQGALPQLHAATSPSAKGGEHYGPGQFGGMRGAPKQQPIAPSARKAQDRERLWQISETLIGTRSTAA
- the mazG gene encoding nucleoside triphosphate pyrophosphohydrolase; the protein is MAHDVPVPEPTDPLRRLEAVVARLRDPNGGCPWDLEQTHASLTPYVLEEAHEVADAIRHGDDQQLREELGDLLLQVVLHAQIATERQAFNLDAVADAISEKLIRRHPHVFADETAEDSAAVRASWEAIKAQERAQSSGVTKSASPLSDQLGSKVRGQPALAGAMTISKKAAKAGFECDDMAGVWEKVHEELDELKEAVASGDRSHAQEELGDVLFTLVNVARWCEIDPEDGLAGTNHRFLDRFSRVEAALGGDIQGKSIRELEALWQQAKAAIRAES
- a CDS encoding protein phosphatase, with translation MSHPDPDQLQGTLVDFALIELIRQHRESFQPLWTVDSWAKLLIWLALNCGLSGERDSLERFAKALGDPLRSRLRRVFFEREFGDLELQVLADPAEQQVLVLSQAPQDASVLSSDQVAKALERVGLSGRVVERTRWQQLEGVIAIPWSSTEA
- a CDS encoding 2OG-Fe(II) oxygenase; translation: MDGSNLIGRYSNAGYASVADGVMAFFDRRQDLQRPGIAFGSADDQEPAKVSTDISLVAIDRSDPEACALSEVIMRGISAGLERYLQERPLFREVCPDRDLFVLPIFNLQRYAPGEGFRQWHCDWTISDEATEPVHRVLAWILYCNSVEEAGTEFHWQQHHEEAERGKLVIFPAGPSHIHRGRVNHQFSKTIATGWINAGTREGYLQRLSHT
- a CDS encoding Nif11-like leader peptide family natural product precursor, with protein sequence MSEEQLKAFLEKVQGDTSLQVKLNAARSNEAALDIAKDAGFAITAEDIQSMQSATAELSDEELESAAGGYGRCFDHRGPVIVNTGAVCIKPTPSIKPLPLC
- a CDS encoding metal-binding protein codes for the protein MIAASVACGRDHDRATAAFCIPIGMIISWWLGWRTGSITAVSFLVGGLWLSPDLDVQSRALKRWGLLAWIWWPYRRLVPHRSLWSHGPLIGMTVRLAWVLLLLGLAWTGLAWFLQPTIPTPLQAWPELLDAARQHPRALWGTLLGLEASVWLHLLLDGDPLPPEWPKRWRRRRQR
- a CDS encoding DUF1651 domain-containing protein, whose amino-acid sequence is MAISLRAHSPDLDQQIPLQVKQAPPHRGGGLPQVVLSDQGYASGQVEMITPMVRHAVAAAALSLIRVLARLTGMPNKDRPLVDRHPPKPGGEGWLVNAQEQLVVQFKPDNPSPHAEWVSVRTYSWVPPHPPVPQTRRRMLRHNAIDTWKEMQKTGWQRCSAQVR